A genomic region of Novipirellula aureliae contains the following coding sequences:
- a CDS encoding AAA family ATPase: MNRSTTPSTNTAPPNSDSAKRTPVGDQLDALLSRIHALGGERAETGSSGQRSANREIQPKQTPRPAEPVSAKQTPRPAQSPAPTSERPARRPQQPSLSQSQPSTGIRSSETKSHPMSGGFSPSRDEPWRPTEPTNLAESQISESLLEAIVYRFLRNIGECEGRRIADQVQLPFNLVEPLLNRLKMEQRVGYKDKTSTNDYVYVLTESGREVARNLNSDCTYFGACPVRLQDYVSSVHKQTIEGQYPKKPDLERAFEDLLINPQMLIRLGPAVASGRGMFLFGFPGNGKTSIAERVTGAFGKYVWIPRAIEIDGAVLRVFDPMNHELAMPKAGKGLIDTVCFDKRWVRIKRPTIVAGGELTLDMLEVQSNSESNISEAPLQLKSNCGTLVIDDFGRQKMSIDQLLNRWIIPLEKRYDFLNMANGKKIQVPFDQLVIFSTNLEPKDLVDDAFLRRIPYKIEVPNPPESDFRKLFEIMCRVTKIPYKADAIEYLIQTHYKPINRPFRNCQPRDLLLQVKNFCLYNNLEVELKNEYFDFACENYFSVMD; this comes from the coding sequence ATGAACCGTTCGACGACACCCTCTACCAATACAGCACCACCAAATTCAGACAGTGCCAAACGAACGCCGGTCGGTGATCAACTCGACGCGTTGCTATCGCGAATTCATGCGTTGGGCGGCGAGCGAGCCGAAACCGGCTCATCAGGACAACGATCAGCAAACCGAGAGATACAACCGAAGCAAACGCCACGACCCGCCGAACCGGTATCGGCGAAACAAACGCCTCGACCCGCTCAATCGCCAGCCCCAACGTCCGAACGTCCCGCCCGACGCCCACAACAACCCTCGTTGTCTCAATCGCAACCATCGACCGGAATCCGGAGTTCGGAGACGAAAAGCCATCCGATGAGTGGCGGCTTTTCGCCCAGCCGCGATGAACCTTGGCGGCCAACGGAGCCGACAAACTTAGCCGAGTCGCAAATCAGTGAATCACTCCTTGAGGCGATCGTCTATCGTTTTCTGAGAAATATTGGCGAATGCGAAGGCCGCCGAATCGCGGATCAAGTGCAACTGCCTTTCAACCTGGTGGAACCGCTGCTAAACCGCCTAAAGATGGAGCAACGGGTGGGCTACAAAGACAAAACGAGTACCAACGATTACGTCTATGTGCTAACAGAATCAGGCCGCGAAGTGGCTCGAAATCTCAATTCGGATTGCACCTACTTCGGTGCGTGTCCGGTCAGGCTACAAGATTATGTCTCCAGCGTTCACAAACAAACGATCGAAGGGCAATACCCCAAGAAGCCTGACCTGGAGAGAGCCTTTGAAGATCTACTGATCAATCCGCAAATGCTGATTCGACTCGGCCCTGCGGTCGCCAGTGGTCGGGGGATGTTTTTGTTCGGTTTTCCAGGTAACGGCAAAACATCCATCGCCGAACGTGTGACCGGTGCATTCGGGAAATACGTGTGGATCCCGCGAGCAATCGAGATCGACGGAGCGGTGCTACGTGTTTTCGATCCAATGAATCATGAATTGGCAATGCCCAAAGCGGGTAAAGGGTTGATCGACACGGTATGCTTCGACAAACGCTGGGTTCGAATCAAACGACCCACGATCGTCGCGGGGGGCGAGTTAACCCTGGATATGCTGGAGGTCCAATCAAACTCCGAAAGTAACATCAGCGAAGCACCGCTACAACTAAAAAGCAATTGTGGGACCTTGGTAATCGATGACTTTGGTCGTCAAAAGATGAGTATCGACCAACTGCTAAACCGTTGGATCATCCCGCTTGAAAAACGTTATGACTTTTTGAACATGGCAAACGGGAAGAAGATTCAAGTCCCATTTGACCAATTGGTGATTTTCAGCACCAACTTGGAACCAAAAGATTTGGTCGATGATGCGTTTTTGCGACGGATTCCCTACAAGATTGAAGTGCCGAATCCACCGGAGTCCGATTTCCGAAAGCTGTTTGAGATCATGTGCCGAGTCACCAAGATCCCCTACAAGGCGGACGCGATCGAGTACCTCATTCAAACGCACTACAAACCAATCAACCGCCCCTTTCGAAATTGCCAACCGCGTGACTTGCTGCTGCAAGTCAAAAACTTTTGCTTGTACAACAATTTGGAAGTCGAATTGAAAAATGAGTATTTCGATTTCGCTTGCGAGAACTACTTCTCTGTGATGGACTGA
- a CDS encoding beta-ketoacyl-[acyl-carrier-protein] synthase family protein produces the protein MDRSEICRVVITGRGVVSPLGNDPATVLSRLRSGASGVRPFTQVPQGVLCVDHGAEAVDFTGHISNYGPLEKPLQRTIKKGSKVMCREIEMGVAVAQLALHDAALSEDKRDPKRVGVVYGCDYIMSLPEEFIAGIRKCMDADGNFDFDRWGQEGRVEVNPLWLLKYLPNMPASHIAIYNNLRAANNSITVREASAGAAIGEAVSTIQRGHADALIVGSTGSRVHPLRTLHASLQEKLAADTEDPSKMSRPFDSSRDGSVVGEGAAAFVCESLQHATDRGANILGEVVGYCSSAVGPAAGADFLKKAVVNVLKGALGTADPKSIGHIHAHGLGTIESDRNEAIGIAEVFGPPADQPPVTTAKGHIGNLGAGGGMVEVIASLDSLGGELFPILNCNRLDPECPINACTNAGTPAGDEFISLNVTPQGQASAVRIRRFA, from the coding sequence ATGGACAGATCCGAAATTTGCCGCGTCGTGATTACCGGCCGCGGCGTAGTCAGCCCTCTTGGAAACGACCCTGCGACGGTGCTTTCGCGGTTGCGCAGCGGTGCAAGTGGCGTGCGTCCTTTCACGCAGGTTCCGCAAGGCGTCTTGTGCGTCGACCATGGTGCCGAGGCCGTCGACTTTACCGGCCATATCTCCAACTACGGTCCTCTTGAAAAGCCGCTCCAGCGAACGATCAAGAAGGGCAGCAAAGTGATGTGCCGGGAAATCGAAATGGGGGTAGCAGTCGCACAACTCGCCCTCCACGATGCAGCCCTTAGCGAAGATAAGCGTGATCCCAAACGCGTCGGTGTGGTTTATGGGTGTGATTACATCATGTCGCTGCCGGAGGAGTTCATTGCTGGGATCCGCAAGTGCATGGATGCCGATGGCAATTTTGATTTCGACCGCTGGGGGCAGGAAGGGCGCGTCGAAGTCAATCCTCTGTGGCTGCTGAAGTACCTTCCGAATATGCCCGCCAGTCACATTGCGATTTATAACAATCTAAGAGCAGCCAACAACTCGATCACGGTTCGCGAAGCGTCCGCTGGTGCTGCGATCGGTGAAGCGGTCTCGACGATCCAGCGAGGTCATGCCGACGCCTTGATCGTCGGTTCGACCGGTTCACGAGTGCATCCGCTGCGAACCTTACATGCCTCCCTTCAAGAAAAATTGGCAGCCGACACGGAAGACCCCTCCAAGATGAGCCGTCCATTCGATTCGTCACGCGACGGAAGCGTCGTCGGCGAAGGGGCCGCAGCGTTCGTTTGTGAATCACTCCAACATGCGACCGATCGCGGCGCGAATATCTTGGGGGAAGTGGTCGGCTATTGCAGTAGTGCCGTCGGCCCAGCCGCAGGTGCTGACTTCCTCAAAAAAGCGGTCGTAAATGTTCTCAAAGGAGCACTCGGTACCGCGGATCCGAAATCGATTGGTCATATCCATGCACATGGTCTGGGGACGATCGAATCGGACCGTAACGAAGCGATCGGCATCGCCGAAGTCTTCGGCCCCCCCGCCGACCAACCGCCGGTGACGACTGCAAAGGGGCACATCGGGAACCTCGGTGCCGGAGGCGGGATGGTGGAAGTGATTGCCAGTCTCGACTCGCTCGGTGGCGAATTGTTTCCGATTCTTAATTGCAATCGTTTGGATCCCGAATGCCCGATCAATGCCTGCACCAATGCGGGCACCCCAGCAGGCGACGAATTTATTAGCCTTAATGTGACGCCGCAAGGACAAGCTTCGGCCGTCCGCATCCGGCGTTTTGCGTGA